AACGATGAGCAGACACGTCAAGAAACTCCTGGTGCATTACCTCGGTTTGTTTTCGGCGGCGAGCGCAGCCGGGTTCCTGTGCAACCACTACATGGGCGAACCACATGCAAGCGCCCTGTTGGTGGTCGGCCTTGCTTTCGTCAACTCGACCATGGGCATCCTGCAAATCGCCTGCCATGACCGGCTTTCGGGACGCTGGAAATAACGCTCCCGACGCGATTGCGGGTGTGATTGCGACCCGCTCGCGTGCAATCGTTTTCCGTTGACGATGCATTGTAAGCCCCGTGTAAGTCTCGCGACAGCCTCGCGTAAGCTTCGCGGCGCAGAGTGCCTTCCATAGCTGGAGACCATCGGCCGCAGAGCCCGCAGCCCGGCCGGTGTACGACAACATCAACGGAGACCATCATGGCCATCATCCCCGGCATGGCCGCTGGCGGCAAGGCAGCGCCTTCCAGCGGCATCACCAAGGAGGAACGCAAGGTCATCTTCGCGTCCTCGCTCGGCACCGTGTTCGAGTGGTACGATTTCTACCTGTACGGCTCGCTCGCCGCCATCATCGGCAAGCAGTTCTTCCTGGGCGACCCGACCACGTCCTTCATCTTCGCCCTGCTCACCTTCGCCGCCGGCTTCCTGGTGCGGCCGTTCGGCGCGCTGGTGTTCGGCCGCCTGGGCGACATGATCGGGCGCAAATACACCTTCCTGGTGACGATCCTGATCATGGGCGGCTCCACCTTCATCGTCGGCCTGCTGCCGGGCTACGCCGCGATCGGCATCGCCGCGCCGATCATCCTGGTGCTGCTGCGCATCCTGCAGGGCCTGGCGCTGGGCGGCGAGTACGGCGGCGCCGCCACCTACGTGGCCGAGCACGCGCCGCAGGGCCGGCGCGGCGCCTTCACGGCGTGGATCCAGACGACCGCCACGCTCGGCCTGTTCCTGTCGCTGCTGGTGATCCTGGGCGTGCGCAGTTCGATGGACCCGGCCGACTTCGACACCTGGGGCTGGCGCATCCCCTTCCTGGTATCGGTGCTGTTGCTCGGCATCTCGGTGTGGATCCGCATGTCGATGAGCGAGTCGCCGGCCTTCGCCAGAATGAAAGCCGAAGGCAAGACCTCCAAGGCGCCGCTGAGCGAAGCCTTCCTGACCTGGAAGAACGGCCGCATCGCCCTGCTGGCGCTGGTCGGGCTGGTGATGGGCCAGGCCGTGGTCTGGTACACCGGCCAGTTCTACGCGCTGTTCTTCCTGACCCAGACGCTGAAGATCGAGGCGGCCAGCGCCAACATCATGCTGGCCGTGGCGCTGGCCATCGGCACGCCCTTCTTCATCCTGTTCGGCACGCTGTCCGACCGGTTGGGGCGCAAGTGGATCATCCTGGGCGGCTGCCTGGTCGCGGCGCTGACCTATTTCCCGATCTTCAAGGCGATCACCCACTACGGCAACCCGGCGCTGGAGAGCGCGCTGAACAGCGCGCCGGTGGTGGTGGTGGCCGACCCGGCTTCCTGCCACTTCCAGTTCAATCCCACCGGCACCATCAAGTTCCCGTCTTCCTGCGACATCGCCACCGGCCAGCTGACCGCCGCCTCGGTCAGCTACACCCACCAGGACGCGCCGGCCGGCACCGTCGCCAGCGTCAAGGTCGGCGAGCGCGTCTACCCGTCGTTCAACGCGACCCTGACCGCGGACGGCCTGAACTTCGACGCCGCCAGCAAGGCGAAGGAGGCCGCGCTGAAGAAAGACCTGGGCGCCGCCATCAAGGCCGCCGGCTATCCGGCCAAGGCCGACCCGGACCAGATCAACAAGCCGATGCTGGTGCTGATGCTGTTCGTGCTGGTGCTGTACGTGACCATGGTGTACGGCCCGATCGCGGCGATGCTGGTCGAGATGTTCCCGACCCGCATCCGCTACACCTCGATGTCGCTGCCCTACCATATCGGCAACGGCTGGTTCGGCGGCCTGCTGCCGACCATCTCGTTCGCGCTGGTGGCGTCCAACGGCGACATCTATTACGGGCTGTGGTACCCGATCGTCATCGCGCTGGCGACGGTCGTCATCGGGGCGCTGTTCGTGCGCGAGACCAAGGACAACAATATCTACGCGGCGGATTGACGGGTCTGTCTGATTGACAGGTGGGGAGGCCGCGCTACTCGGCCTGCGGCGCCGCGGCCGGCAGTGATTCCCTGCTCCACGCGCGCATGCGCGTGGCCGCCCACGCCGTCAGCAGCGCGCCGAGCACCAGCACCAGGCGCGTGTCGAACAGGGTCAGCACGGCGCCGGCCGCCGCCATCAGGATGTTGGCCAGGCAAAAGGTGGTGGACAGCAGCCCCATCACCGCGCCCTGGCCATGGCCGGCGCCGAAGCGGTCCGCCGCCCAGGCCTGCACCACCGCGTTGTAGAACGCGTGCGGCAGCCCGAAGGCCATGATGCCGGCGATGCCGATCCACAAATGCCCGGCGCCGAGCGAGGCGATCGCCAGCGCCACGCCGCCGGCCAGGCAAGCGGCGCGCCCGAGCGGCTCGGCGCTGCTCTGGCGCCCGGCGAACAGCGCCGAAAAGCTCATCAGGGCGCACATGGCGACGTTCACCAGCGCGATCGAGCGGGCGCCGTAGTGGCCGACCTCCACCAGCCACAGCGGATAGAACTCGTAGAACGCGGTGACGCCGCAGGTGTAGGCCAGCTGCACGCCGAACAGCGTGCGCAGGCCCGGATGGCGCAGCAGGTTGAAGGCGTGGCGTTCGCGCGCCACGCGCCACCAGGACGGTCCGGCCGCCTGCGGCCGGCGCTCCAGCGCCAGCAGTACCAGCAGCGCGCCCAGCGCCAGCGCCGCGGCGGCGATATAGAACGGCACCGTGACGCCGAAACCGACCGTGAACCCCGCCAGCAGCGGCCCGAACAGCCAGCCCAGCGTCAGCGCGCCGTTCAGCCACGACAGCGCGTGGTTGCGGATCGGTCCCTGCAGGCGCTCGGCCAGCATGGCACGCACGATCGCGCTCTGCCCTTCGAGCAGGCCGGTGCCGAAGCGCGCCAGCAGGAACAGCGGATAGGAACCACGCGCCAGCGCCCATGCCGTCAGCGTGTGGCCGATGGCGGCGCCCGCGGTGGTGCCCAGCAACAGCGGGCGGCGGCCGAAGCGGTCGGACAACGAACCCAGCACCGAAGTGCCGATCAGCAGGCCGACCGGATTGACCATCAGCGCCAGCGCGAACAGCAGCTTGGGCGGCAAGCCGAGGAAGTTGGTGAAGCCGTCCGCCGCGCCGTGCACGAACAGCGGCGGCAGGATCGGGTACGGCAGCGAGGCGCCGGTGGTGGACAGCAGCGCCAGCAGGCACGCGGTGGCGATCAGGAGGGCATTCTTCAAATTCGGTTCCGCGGGGCGGCTCTGTTGACCAAGGTATCACGGAGCCTAGCATGCGGGTGACCTTGTGCGCATCCGGGGAATGCCGCCCCTGACGGCGCGTCAGCCGTTGAAGTTTTTACCTTCCGCCACCAACCGCACCAGCAGCGGCGCCGGCCGCCACGCATCGCCCTGGTATCCCTGGGCGAAACGCTCGGCCGCCGCCAGCACCGCCGGCAAGCCGACCGTGTCCGCGTAAAACATCGGGCCGCCCCGCTGCAGCGGAAAGCCATAGCCGGACAAATACACCATGTCGATGTCGGACGCGCGCTGGGCGATGCCCTCCTCCAGGATGCGCGCGCCCTCGTTCACCAGCGCATAGACCAGGCGCTCGACGATCTCTTCGTCCGCGATGGCGCGCCGTTCGATGCCGAGTTCGGCCGAATGGCGCACGATCATCTGTTCCACCGCCGCCGACGGCTGCGCGGTACGCTCGCCCGGCCGGTAGTCGTACCAGCCGGCGCCGCTCTTCTGGCCGAAG
The genomic region above belongs to Massilia forsythiae and contains:
- a CDS encoding MFS transporter; translation: MAIIPGMAAGGKAAPSSGITKEERKVIFASSLGTVFEWYDFYLYGSLAAIIGKQFFLGDPTTSFIFALLTFAAGFLVRPFGALVFGRLGDMIGRKYTFLVTILIMGGSTFIVGLLPGYAAIGIAAPIILVLLRILQGLALGGEYGGAATYVAEHAPQGRRGAFTAWIQTTATLGLFLSLLVILGVRSSMDPADFDTWGWRIPFLVSVLLLGISVWIRMSMSESPAFARMKAEGKTSKAPLSEAFLTWKNGRIALLALVGLVMGQAVVWYTGQFYALFFLTQTLKIEAASANIMLAVALAIGTPFFILFGTLSDRLGRKWIILGGCLVAALTYFPIFKAITHYGNPALESALNSAPVVVVADPASCHFQFNPTGTIKFPSSCDIATGQLTAASVSYTHQDAPAGTVASVKVGERVYPSFNATLTADGLNFDAASKAKEAALKKDLGAAIKAAGYPAKADPDQINKPMLVLMLFVLVLYVTMVYGPIAAMLVEMFPTRIRYTSMSLPYHIGNGWFGGLLPTISFALVASNGDIYYGLWYPIVIALATVVIGALFVRETKDNNIYAAD
- a CDS encoding MFS transporter translates to MKNALLIATACLLALLSTTGASLPYPILPPLFVHGAADGFTNFLGLPPKLLFALALMVNPVGLLIGTSVLGSLSDRFGRRPLLLGTTAGAAIGHTLTAWALARGSYPLFLLARFGTGLLEGQSAIVRAMLAERLQGPIRNHALSWLNGALTLGWLFGPLLAGFTVGFGVTVPFYIAAAALALGALLVLLALERRPQAAGPSWWRVARERHAFNLLRHPGLRTLFGVQLAYTCGVTAFYEFYPLWLVEVGHYGARSIALVNVAMCALMSFSALFAGRQSSAEPLGRAACLAGGVALAIASLGAGHLWIGIAGIMAFGLPHAFYNAVVQAWAADRFGAGHGQGAVMGLLSTTFCLANILMAAAGAVLTLFDTRLVLVLGALLTAWAATRMRAWSRESLPAAAPQAE